CGGGGTTTTTGAGCTGCGGTATGGGGGCCGGTATCGAGGACCGGGCGAAAGTGACCATCGAAAAGCAGGGGGATAAATACATGGTCAAAGTGGGAGTGGTGGAACTGGGACAAGGCAACTTGACCGCCTTTGCGCAAATCGCTGCCGATGCTTTGGGTGTTCCGGTGGAAGCCGTGGAAGTGATAGCGGGGGATACGGGACGTACCCACGACTGCGGCTCCACCGCCGCTTCCCGGAGCACCTATATTACCGGCAATGCCATTATCAAAGCGGCCCAGGACTTGCGGGCCGGCGGCGGCCGGCAAGGAACCGGCGAGAGTGTTTTCCCGGAATCCTCCCTTAAGCATCTCGGTGTAGGTTTGCCTCACGTCATGTACACCTTTTTGGTGAACGTGGTGAAACTGGCCTTGGACCCATTGACCGGGGAGATCAAGCTACTGGAGGCCCTGGCGGTGACCGAGGCCGGTCAGGTCGTTAATCCCGTCCTGTTAGACGCCCAGATCCAGGGAGGATTGGGACAAGGCATAGGTTACGCCCTCCTGGAGGAGTTTGCCTTTAATGCAAGGGGCCAGGCCGCGCAAAAGGATTTATCTACTTACCTCATTCCCACGGCCAAGGATGTGTGTGACATTCAGAATTTGACCGTGGAGGCCTATGAAAACTCCGGACCCTTCGGCGTAAAGGGCGCCGCCGAAGTAGGGACCGTATGCGTTGCGCCCGCCGTGACCGGTGCCTTAATGGACGGTTGGGGGATCTATGTTACCCGGCTGCCCATTTCCAAAGAAGAAATCACAAGGCAATTAAGGCGGAAAGGAGTGGTTCCCACCAAAGCAGTCTGATGCCTGTAGGGTTAAAGCACTTTGTGTTTACAACGATGAAGGAGGCTTCTCTCATGCGCAAAAAAGGATGGCTGCTGTTAGTGTTCATGGTTGTGCTGGCATTGGTGGTGGCAGGTTGCGGCGGTAACGAAGGCAACCGGCAGGAGGCCGGGGCAGGCGGGGAAGAGCCGTTCAAGGTGGCGCTCATCTTGCCGGGCAAGGCGGACGATGTTTCCTTCAACCAGGCCATGTATCAAGGTATGAAAACGGTGGAAAGCGCCCTGGGGTCCCAGATCCAGGTCACTTATGTAGAAGAAGTTTATGAAGTAGCGGATATTGAACCTGCATTACGGGACTTTGCGGCGGAAGGATATGACTTGGTCATCGGTCACGGTTTCCAGTTCATGGAGCCCATCGTCAAAGTAGCCACCGAATTTCCGGATGTGGCTTTTGCTCTCGGCACCGGTTACAAAACGGTAACCAACTCCTGTGTCTATGATGTCCACCTGCAGGAAGGCGGGTACCTGATGGGGATCCTGGCCGGGATGATGACCAAGACCGACAAAATCGGTGTCATCGGTGGGGCCGATGTTTCGGAAATCTACCGGGGACATGAAGCGTTCAAATACGCGGCCAAGCAAGTAAATCCGAAGGTGGAGATCCAGGAGCTCTACACCGGCGACTGGCGGGATGCGGCCAAAGCTAAAGACGCGGCTATTTCCATGTACGATTCCGGCGTAGACATTATCTGGCATTCCGGTGACGGGATCGGTCTTGGAGCCGTGGAGGCCGCCCGGGAAAAAGGCAAATGGGTGTTAGGCAACGTGGCCGACCAGAAAACATTGGCCCCGGATAATGTGTTAAGCGGTGTGGTCTACCAGTGGGATTTCGTCATTGAGCAGATAATTAACGACGTGAGGTCCGGCAAGTTCTTTGAACAGGAAGACAAGTTCTACTGGATCACCGTCGCTAACGGCGGTGTCACCATGGCACCCTTCTATGACAAGGACAGTGAAGTGCCCCAGGAAGTGAAGGACAAGCTGGAAGAAGCCGTCGCAGGTTTTAGAGCAGGCACCCTTGAACTGCCCGATTTCGATAAGTAACCGGCAATAATTTTCCCCCCTCTTGTCTTTCCCGGGGCAGCCGGCTGCGGGCTGCCCCGGGAACATAGACACTACTGTACCAACCAACCAGTAAGGGAGTTGGCCGTATGCATGAGAATCACGCTGTCAGCATGAAAAACATCGTCAAGCGTTTTGGTCCGCTAGTGGTAAACGACAAGGTCAATTTTGACGTCAAGCCGGGGACCATCCACGGGCTGTTGGGCGAAAACGGAGCCGGCAAATCCACCTTGATGAATATTCTCTACGGGTTGTACCAGCCCGACAGTGGGGAGATTTTTATCCACGGCAGGCAAGAGCAGATCGATACACCTTCCAAGGCCATCAGCCTTGGGATCGGCATGGTGCACCAGCATTTCATGCTGGTCCGGCCTTTCACCGTAGCGGAGAACGTGGTTTTGGGTTTTGAGACCAAAGGTATGGGTGTGGTGGATCTAAAAAAGGCCCGGGAAAAAATCCTGACCCTGGGTGAGCAGTACCATCTCAAAGTGGACCCGGATGCCAAGATTTCCACCTTGTCCGTCGGGGAACAGCAGCGGGTGGAAATCCTGTCCGTGGTGTATTACGGTGCCGATATCCTCATCCTGGACGAACCCACCGCCGTCCTTACGCCCCAGGAAGTCAGGGAACTTTTCCAGATCCTCAATTTGATGCGGGAGAGCGGGAAATCCATTATTTTCATCTCCCACAAGCTCGAGGAGGTCCTTGAGATCTGCGATGAGGTTTCCGTGCTGCGGGACGGCAAGAAGATCGGTACCGTGCCGGCCAAGCATGTGACGAAAAAAGAATTGACCAGGATGATGGTCGGTCGGGAAGTCCTCTTCGATTTTACCGCCGTGGACAGGAGTCCCGGTCAAGTAGTGATGGAGGTGGAAAAGGTATCGGCCCTGAGCGATAAAGGACTGCCCGCCTTGCAAGAAGTTTCCTTGCAGTTAAGGGAAGGGGAGATTTTAGGCATTGCCGGCGTGGACGGCAATGGCCAGAAAGAGCTCTGTGAGGTACTCACCGGGTTGCGCCCGGTTACCCGGGGCCGTATTCAGCTGAAAGGAAGGGACTTGTCGCAAGGCAGGCCCAAGGACTTTATCAGGGCCGGCGTGTCCCATGTGCCGGAAGACCGCCACAGCCTCGGTTTAGCCATGAATATGAACGTCATGCAGAATTTTATCATCAAGGAGTTTGACACGCCCCGCTATTGTCAATGGGGCATGCTGCGGGGGAACCGGATCAAGGAAGAATGCCTTGAAATGGTGCGGCAATACGATGTAAAAACCAGTTCCATTTATGCCCGGGTCCGGCTGCTCTCCGGCGGCAATCAACAAAAAATCGTGTTAGGCCGGGAAATCGGATGCAATCCCAGCGTCATCATCGTCAACCAGCCGACCCGCGGGTTGGATATCGGCGCCACGGAGTACGTGCGGCAGCAGCTGCTGGACCAGAAAGAGAAGGGTGTGGCCATTCTCCTGGTATCGGCGGATTTAGACGAGGTCTTGCAGCTGTCAGACCGGATTGCCGTCATCTACGAAGGAAGGATTATGGGAGTGTTGGAAAAAGGGGAATTCGACATTGAACGCATTGGCCTGATGATGGCCGGGGTAGGGGAGGTGGCAGTATGAAACAAGCAAAAGGAGTAATGCTGGATGCCTGCCGCGGGATGGCACCTGCCCTCATAGCCATTGTACTTGCGCTGCTGGTAGGAGCCGTGCTGCTTTTGATAGCCGGCAACAACCCGGTGGAGGCCTACCGGAGTCTTTTCAACGGGGCTTTTGGTTCCAGCCATCGTTTTGCGGAGACCGTGGTCAAGGCCATCCCCCTGGCGGTTTTGGGGTTAGGGATCTCGGTGGCTTTCCGGGCTAATATCTGGAATATCGGCGGGGACGGACAATTCACTTTGGGCGCCATTTTTGCCATGGCGGCCGCTCTCTATCTTCCCCTGCCCGTACCCTTGCTGCTGCCTGTCACCCTGCTGGCAGCCTTCGCCGGAGGGGCTCTCTGGGGAGGCCTGGCCGGTTATTTGAAGGCCCGGTTTAACGCCAATGAAGTGATCACCACCTTGATGATGAATTATGTGGCCCTTTACCTTTTGGAGTGGCTGGTGAAAGGCCCGATGATTGATCCCAACGGGCACGGTTTTCCCCAGACTGAGCTCTTGGCGGAAAGCTTGCGCCTGCCGGTTTTGCTGGCGGGGACCAGGCTCCATGCCGGGGTAGTGGTGGCCTTAATCCTGGCCGTGGCAGGCTATTTCTTCTGGAAAACGGTGCTGGGCTTTAAGATTCAACTGGTGGGTGAAAGCCCCAAAGTGGCTGAATACAGCGGCATTAATGTGCCGCGCATCACCGTGATTACGATGGTCATCTCGGCGGGCTTGGCCGGTTTGGCCGGTTGGACGGAAGTGTTCGGTATTCATTACCGCCTGCTGGAGAACATTTCGGGCAGCTACGGGAACCTGGCCATCGTGGTGGCGCTGCTGGCGGGACTGAATCCCCTTGGTATTCTGGTTTCGGCCTTTTTCTTCGCTGCCCTGGTGACCGGCGGCAATACCATGCAGCGGATGGTGGGGGTACCCTTTTCCCTTGTTTACATCATCCAGGGACTGGTAATCATT
The Clostridia bacterium DNA segment above includes these coding regions:
- a CDS encoding xanthine dehydrogenase family protein molybdopterin-binding subunit, with the translated sequence GFLSCGMGAGIEDRAKVTIEKQGDKYMVKVGVVELGQGNLTAFAQIAADALGVPVEAVEVIAGDTGRTHDCGSTAASRSTYITGNAIIKAAQDLRAGGGRQGTGESVFPESSLKHLGVGLPHVMYTFLVNVVKLALDPLTGEIKLLEALAVTEAGQVVNPVLLDAQIQGGLGQGIGYALLEEFAFNARGQAAQKDLSTYLIPTAKDVCDIQNLTVEAYENSGPFGVKGAAEVGTVCVAPAVTGALMDGWGIYVTRLPISKEEITRQLRRKGVVPTKAV
- a CDS encoding ABC transporter permease; amino-acid sequence: MKQAKGVMLDACRGMAPALIAIVLALLVGAVLLLIAGNNPVEAYRSLFNGAFGSSHRFAETVVKAIPLAVLGLGISVAFRANIWNIGGDGQFTLGAIFAMAAALYLPLPVPLLLPVTLLAAFAGGALWGGLAGYLKARFNANEVITTLMMNYVALYLLEWLVKGPMIDPNGHGFPQTELLAESLRLPVLLAGTRLHAGVVVALILAVAGYFFWKTVLGFKIQLVGESPKVAEYSGINVPRITVITMVISAGLAGLAGWTEVFGIHYRLLENISGSYGNLAIVVALLAGLNPLGILVSAFFFAALVTGGNTMQRMVGVPFSLVYIIQGLVIIFVISRVILTKWREKHAGTDPISRFLCKFNGRGSQDEHSDPVAGLR
- a CDS encoding BMP family ABC transporter substrate-binding protein, translating into MRKKGWLLLVFMVVLALVVAGCGGNEGNRQEAGAGGEEPFKVALILPGKADDVSFNQAMYQGMKTVESALGSQIQVTYVEEVYEVADIEPALRDFAAEGYDLVIGHGFQFMEPIVKVATEFPDVAFALGTGYKTVTNSCVYDVHLQEGGYLMGILAGMMTKTDKIGVIGGADVSEIYRGHEAFKYAAKQVNPKVEIQELYTGDWRDAAKAKDAAISMYDSGVDIIWHSGDGIGLGAVEAAREKGKWVLGNVADQKTLAPDNVLSGVVYQWDFVIEQIINDVRSGKFFEQEDKFYWITVANGGVTMAPFYDKDSEVPQEVKDKLEEAVAGFRAGTLELPDFDK
- a CDS encoding ABC transporter ATP-binding protein encodes the protein MHENHAVSMKNIVKRFGPLVVNDKVNFDVKPGTIHGLLGENGAGKSTLMNILYGLYQPDSGEIFIHGRQEQIDTPSKAISLGIGMVHQHFMLVRPFTVAENVVLGFETKGMGVVDLKKAREKILTLGEQYHLKVDPDAKISTLSVGEQQRVEILSVVYYGADILILDEPTAVLTPQEVRELFQILNLMRESGKSIIFISHKLEEVLEICDEVSVLRDGKKIGTVPAKHVTKKELTRMMVGREVLFDFTAVDRSPGQVVMEVEKVSALSDKGLPALQEVSLQLREGEILGIAGVDGNGQKELCEVLTGLRPVTRGRIQLKGRDLSQGRPKDFIRAGVSHVPEDRHSLGLAMNMNVMQNFIIKEFDTPRYCQWGMLRGNRIKEECLEMVRQYDVKTSSIYARVRLLSGGNQQKIVLGREIGCNPSVIIVNQPTRGLDIGATEYVRQQLLDQKEKGVAILLVSADLDEVLQLSDRIAVIYEGRIMGVLEKGEFDIERIGLMMAGVGEVAV